The sequence below is a genomic window from Lysobacter capsici.
TCCGATATTTAAGCCTCAGGGAACCAGCGACAGCGCCATGAACGCGATGACGGACACCTCGCTCGACACCGATCCGCTGCGCGACAGCGCCCTGTACTTCAATCGCGAACTGTCGCAGCTGGATTTCAACTTCCGCGTGCTGGCCCAGGCCCAGGATGCGCAGGTGCCGTTGCTGGAACGGTTGAAGTACCTGTGCATCTCCTGCACCAACCTCGACGAATTCTTCGAGATCCGCGCCGGCACCCTGCGCCACGCCCAGGACCTCGGCCTCGCGCCGGGCCCGGACGGCCTCGCGCCGCAGACCGTGCTGTCGCGCATCCACGACCGCGCCGCCGAACTGGTCAAGGCCCAGTACGAATGCTGGAACGACGTGCTGCGTCCGGCGCTGCAGGAATCGGGCGTGCGCGTGCTCGGCCGCAATTCCTGGAACGCGCGCCAGACCCGCTGGCTGCGCGCGTATTTCCGCGACGAGATCATGCCGGTGCTGTCCCCGCTCGGCCTCGATCCGGCGCACCCGTTCCCGAAGATCCTCAACAAATCGCTCAACATCGTGGTCGTGCTCAAGGGCAAGGACGCGTTCGGCCGCGCCGGCAACCTCGCCATCGTGCGCGCGCCGCGCTCGCTGCCGCGGATCATCCAGATGCCGGAGAACGTCTCCGGCGGCAAGCACGACTTCGTGTTCCTGTCCTCGGTGCTGTCGGCGTTCGTCGATGAGTTGTTCCCGGGCATGGAGGTCAAGGGCGCGTACCAGTTCCGCGTCACCCGCAATTCGGAATTGCTGGTCGACGAGGAAGAAGTCGACAACATCGCCCTGGCCTTGCGCGACGAGCTGATCGGCCGCGGCTACCTGCGCGCGGTGCGGCTGGAAATCGCCGAGCAGTGCCCCAAGCCGATCGTGCGCACCTTGCTGGAGAATTTCGACCTGCCCGAGAACGCGGTCTACCGCATCAACGGCCCGGTCAATCTCAATCGCGTGATCCAGGTCTACGATCTGGTCCAGCGTCCCGAACTGAAATTCCCGCCGTACCAGCAGCGCGTGCTGCCCGGCGTCGATACTTTGTTCGACACCGTCGCCGACGGCGACGTGCTGCTGCACCACCCCTTCGATTCGTTCGCACCGGTGCTGGAGCTGATCCGTCAGTCCGCCGAAGACCCGAACGTGCTCGCGATCAAGCAGACCCTGTACCGCGCCGGCAAGGATTCGCCGATCGTCGAGCAGTTGGTGCAGGCCGCGCGCAACGGCAAGGACGTGACCGTGGTGGTCGAGCTGCGCGCGCGCTTCGACGAGGAAGCCAACCTGGGCCTGGCCGATCGATTGCAGGAAGCCGGCGTGCAGGTCGTGTACGGCGTGGTCGGCTACAAGACCCACGCCAAGATGCTGCTGATCGTCCGCCGCGAAGGCCGCAAGCTCAAGCGCTACGTCCACCTGGGCACCGGCAACTATCACAGCGGCACCGCGCGCGCCTACACCGACTTCGGCCTGATCACCGCCGATCCGGACATCGGCAACGACGTGCACATGATCTTCCAGCAGCTGTCCGGGCTGGCGCCGTCGCTCAAGCTCAAGTGCCTGCTGCAATCGCCGTTCACCCTGCACGCCGGCGTGCTCAAGCGCATCGACCGCGAAACCAAGCACGCACGCGCCGGAAAGCCCGCGCGCATCGTCGCCAAGATGAACGCCTTGAACGAGCCGCAGGTGATCCGCGCGCTGTACCAGGCCTCGCAGGCCGGCGTGCAGATCGACCTGATCGTGCGCGGCGCCTGCACCCTGCGTCCCGGCGTGGAAGGCATCTCGGACAATATCCGGGTGCGTTCGATCGTCGGGCGGTTCCTGGAGCATCACCGCGTCTATTGGTTCGCCAACGACGGCGCGCCGGACCTGTTCTGCTCCAGCGCCGACTGGCTGGAACGCAACCTGCTGCGCCGGGTCGAGACCGGTTTCCCGATCCTCGACACGGATTTGCGCGCCCGCGTCTACGACGAAGCCCTGGCCAATTACCTCGCCGACAACCTCAACGCCTGGCAATTGCAGGCCGACGGCCACTACTCGCGGGTGTTGCCGCGCGACGGCGAAATGCCGCATTCGGCGCAATCGACCCTGCTAGCCAAGATCTGCGGATAAAATTCCGCGCATGAACAATCTTTTCCCGACCACCCGCCTGCCGCTCCAGGACGGCGACCTGCTCGCCGCGATCGACCTGGGTTCGAACAGTTTCCATATGGTGGTCGCGCGGTACGTGCTCGGGCAGCTGCGCACGGTCGATCGCCTGCGCGAGACCGTGCGCCTGGCCGAAGGCCTGGACCGCAAGGGCGGGCTGGCGCCGGAAGTGCGTCAGCGCGCGCTCGACTGCCTGTCGCGCTTCGGCCAGCGCATCCGTGACGTGCCGCCGCAGCGGGTGCGCGCGATCGCGACCAACACCGTGCGCCGGCTGGCCGCGCCGCAGGCGTTCCTGATGCCGGCCGAATCGGCGCTGGGCCACGCGATCGAAGTCGTCTCCGGCCGCGAAGAGGCGCGCCTGATCTACCTGGGCATCGCCCACGCCCAACCGTCCAAGCCCGGCGAACGCCGGCTGGTGATCGACATCGGCGGCGGTTCCACCGAATGCATCGTCGGCAGCGGCTTCGAGGCGATCGAGCGTGAAAGCCTGCAGGTCGGCTGCATCGCCACCACCCGCCGGTTCTTCGAGAACGGCAAGCTGTCGAAGAAGAAATGGCGCGACGCGCTCACTGAAGTGTCGGCCGAGTTCCAGCAGTTCGCCGGCACCTACCGCGCCCTGGGCTGGCAGGAAGCGCTGGGCTCGTCGGGCACCAACAAGGCCATCGGCGAAATCTGCGCGGCGATGAAGCTGACCAAGGGCGCGGTCACCGCCGAGGCCCTGCCGCAGTTGCGCGACCGCCTGCTGCAGGCCGACCGGATCGAAACCATCGACCTGCCCGGCCTGTCCGCCGACCGCCGTCCGGTGATCGCCGGCGGCATCCTCATTCTCGAAGCCGCGTTCAACGTCCTCGGCCTGCAGCGCATGGCGATCAGCAAGGCGGCGATGCGCGAAGGCGTGCTGTACGACATGCTCGGCCGCGGCGGCGCCGACGATCCGCGCGACGCCGCGGTGGTCGCGCTGGTCAAGCGTTACGGCATCGACGAACAACAATCCGCGCGGGTCGAAGCGACCATGTTGCGATTGTTCGATCAGGTCGCCAAAGCCTGGAACCTGGATGCCGACGACCGCCTGATGCTGCAACGCGCGACCCGCCTGCACGAACTGGGCCTGGTGATCGCGCACAGCCAGTACCACGTGCATAGCTCGTACGTGATCGAGAATTCCGACATCTCCGGCTTCTCGCGCCAGCAGCAGCAGTTCCTCGCCGCGCTGGTGCGCACCCATCGCCGCGGCATTCCCAAGAACGCCTTCGACGCCCTGCCCGATCGCCTGCTGGCCGCGGTTCGCCGCAGCTCGGCCCTGCTGCGCCTGGCGGTATTGCTGCATCGCGCCCACGAGTCCGACCCGATCCCGCAGCTCGACGCGCACGCCGAAGGCAACACTTTGACCCTGACCGTGTCCAAGCGTTGGCTGGAATCGCGGCCGCTGGTGCGCGCGGATCTGGAAGGCGAGCCGCAGGACATGGCCGGGCTCGGAATTGCGTTGAAATTGCTCGCGGCCTGAGTTTCGAGCCAAGCCGGCTGTTGCGCTTTTCAACCGCCAACGCCCTCACCAGAACGTCATTCCCGCGAACGCGGGAATCCAGTGACTTTCGTGCAGGCGAAGCAAAGTCACTGGATTCCCGCGTTCGCGGGAATGACGGCTGACAGGCTACGGGTATCGCATCATCGGTTCGGCGAGCGTCGCGCACTCGCAACGCTCACCCGCGGTCTCGAATCGCCGCAAGCAACTCGATCATCTTCTCGCGCATCACGAACTTCTGCGGCTTGCCGCTGATCGTCATCGGCAGGCTGTCGACGAACTCGATGTAGCGCGGGATCTTGTACTGGGCGATGCGGTCCTGGCAGAACGCGCGCACCGCGTCGGCGTCCAATGCCGCGCCGTCGGCGATGCGGATCCAGGCGCAGACTTCCTCGCCGAATTTCGCATCGGGCACGCCGAACACTTGCACGTCGGCGATCGCCGGATGCGCGTAGAGGAATTCCTCGATTTCGCGCGGATACACGTTCTCGCCGCCGCGGATCAGCATGTCCTTCAAGCGACCGACGATGTGGGCATAGCCGTCCGTGTCGATGATGGCCTGATCGCCGGTATGCATCCAGCCTTCGCCGTCGATCGCTTCGGCGGTGCGCTTGGGATCGCCCCAATAGCCCTGCATCACCGAATACCCGCGCGTCAGCAGTTCACCGATCTCGCCGCGCGGCACGGTGTTGCCGTCTTCGTCGACCACGCGCACCTCCACGTGCGGATGCACGCGCCCGACCGAATCCACGCGTCGCGCCAGCGGATCGTCCGGCACGGTCTGGAAACTGACCGGACTGGTCTCGGTCATGCCGTAGGCGATGGTGACCTGCTGCATGTGCATGCGCTCGACCACCTGCTTCATCACCTCGATCGGGCAATTCGAACCGGCCATGATCCCGGTGCGCAGGCTCGACAGATCGAACTCGCCGAAACGCGGATGCTCCAGTTCGCCGATGAACATCGTCGGCACGCCGTGCAGGCCGGTGCAGCGCTCGTCGGCGACGGTGCGCAGCGTCACCAGCGGATCGAAGCCTTCGCCCGGAATCACCATGCACGCGCCGTGGGTGGCGCAGGCCATATTGCCCAGGACCATGCCGAAGCAGTGATAGAACGGCACCGGGATGCACAGCCGGTCGTGCTCGCTCAGGCGCATCGCCTCGCCGACGAAGAAGCCGTTGTTGACGATGTTGCGATGGGTCAGGGTCGCGCCCTTCGGCGCGCCGGTGGTGCCGGAGGTGAACTGGATATTGACCGCATCGTCCGGCGACAACTGCGCGGCGATCTGTTTGAGTCGCGCATGCGCGTCGGGGTCTTCGCACGCAGCGATCGCGTCGAACGCATGCGTGCCCGCGGGCGGTTCGCCCGACCCCATCGTCAGCACGTGACGCAGATCCGGCAACCGCCGCGCGCGCAACAGGCCGGGCGGCTGCTGGCCCAGTTCCGGCGCCAGTTCGCGCAGCATCTCCAGATAGTGCGACGTCTTGAACGAAGGCACGATCGCCAGGGCGCGGCAGGCGACCAGATTCAAGGCGTATTCCAGCTCGTGGGTGCGATACGCCGGATTGATGTTGACCAGGATCAGGCCGACACGCGCGCTCGCGAATTGCAGCAGCACCCATTCGGCGCGGTTGAGCGACCACACGCCGATGCGGTCGCCCGGGGCGAGGCCGAGTTTGAGCAGGCCGGCGGCCAACCGGTCGACCGCCGCATCGAACTCGCGCCAGTTCAGGCGCACGCCCTGCGGCGGCACCACCAGCGCCTCGCGCTCGGGCCAGCTCGCGGCGATGCGCGCGAGCATCGCGCCGATGGTTTCTTCGAGCAGCGGCGGCGCGGTGGCGCCGACGACGTGGCTCAACGCGGGGTCCGGGGCGAAAGGAATATGGCTCATGATGCAAGCATATCCATCCTCGCCGTCTTTGCGTCCTTGGGTTCTCATCGCGGTCGTTCGCCACGGCCCCCGACGGCTCGCCTGAATTGCGCCGTGCAATCGCTACCTGCGAGGTCCCTGGCTGGGATCGTCCGGCGAACGCTGAGTCGCATCCCGGGCCACCTGCTGATTGAACGCCTGCGTTTCCCGTAAGGTGTCCTGCATCGCTGGAGGCGGATCGATGATCGATACGCCGGTGTGATAGCCCGGCACGGTGCCCCCCACCCACAACTTGCCATCGGCGATTCCGACCGGACCCAGGCGATCCGCATCCGCAATGCCGATGCGCTTGGCGGCCAACATCGCCCACGCCACGGTCTCATCGGACACACCCGCTAGTGTACCCGCACGAATCTTTGCGAACATTGCGTGATCTTCGTTGGAAAACCGCGATGGGTCCGCATACGAAGATTGAGCCGGCACCGACGCATGCGCTGTCGCCTGGAAGGTCTCGTTGGGCACGCGAAGATCGGCCCCTGCCTGTGGATCGATCTTCGTACCGAGATTGACATTGGCAGCGAAATCGCTCGTTGGGCTTCCCTGGACCCGATCCGTCGCGCGCTGAATAAGCGCCAGCCCGGCCTGTGTGTTGATCGCCGTCAAGGTCTGCCGATCGGCCACGCCATCGACCTTCTGCGATCCATGCCAAAGCTGAAATGCCTGTACCGCGCGCTGCGTATCGGAACCGAACACGCCGTCTGGCACGATCGGGTTCTTGATATGCTCGTTAATGCCCAACTGGATCAGGCTCTCCTGTAGCTTCGCGACTTCAGGGCCGCGTTCGCCGATTTTCAGCACGCCATCTGCGAACGCAGCCGGCGTCCTTGTCCGACTCTCATGCCCGGACGGCTGAGCGGCGTGGAGATAACCGGGAAGACCGTTGCCGCCGGTCTGCATCCAATCGTCACGCGACCCGGATGGTTGGAATTTCTTCACTTCCTGGAACGGATCGGCGGCGCCGATACTGCGTTGTATGGCATTGAGCGTTGCGACGTCAGCGATGCCCGAGGGCAAAATCCCTTGTTGACGCTGAAAATTCGTGATCGCGTCATGCGTGTTTCGACCGAACTGTGCATCAGCGCTGAGCGCGCGCCCTTGCGCATCGGTGACGCCAAGCCGGTTCAGATTCTCTTGCAACGCGCGAACATCGATGCCGCGG
It includes:
- the ppk1 gene encoding polyphosphate kinase 1, producing the protein MNAMTDTSLDTDPLRDSALYFNRELSQLDFNFRVLAQAQDAQVPLLERLKYLCISCTNLDEFFEIRAGTLRHAQDLGLAPGPDGLAPQTVLSRIHDRAAELVKAQYECWNDVLRPALQESGVRVLGRNSWNARQTRWLRAYFRDEIMPVLSPLGLDPAHPFPKILNKSLNIVVVLKGKDAFGRAGNLAIVRAPRSLPRIIQMPENVSGGKHDFVFLSSVLSAFVDELFPGMEVKGAYQFRVTRNSELLVDEEEVDNIALALRDELIGRGYLRAVRLEIAEQCPKPIVRTLLENFDLPENAVYRINGPVNLNRVIQVYDLVQRPELKFPPYQQRVLPGVDTLFDTVADGDVLLHHPFDSFAPVLELIRQSAEDPNVLAIKQTLYRAGKDSPIVEQLVQAARNGKDVTVVVELRARFDEEANLGLADRLQEAGVQVVYGVVGYKTHAKMLLIVRREGRKLKRYVHLGTGNYHSGTARAYTDFGLITADPDIGNDVHMIFQQLSGLAPSLKLKCLLQSPFTLHAGVLKRIDRETKHARAGKPARIVAKMNALNEPQVIRALYQASQAGVQIDLIVRGACTLRPGVEGISDNIRVRSIVGRFLEHHRVYWFANDGAPDLFCSSADWLERNLLRRVETGFPILDTDLRARVYDEALANYLADNLNAWQLQADGHYSRVLPRDGEMPHSAQSTLLAKICG
- the ppx gene encoding exopolyphosphatase; this translates as MNNLFPTTRLPLQDGDLLAAIDLGSNSFHMVVARYVLGQLRTVDRLRETVRLAEGLDRKGGLAPEVRQRALDCLSRFGQRIRDVPPQRVRAIATNTVRRLAAPQAFLMPAESALGHAIEVVSGREEARLIYLGIAHAQPSKPGERRLVIDIGGGSTECIVGSGFEAIERESLQVGCIATTRRFFENGKLSKKKWRDALTEVSAEFQQFAGTYRALGWQEALGSSGTNKAIGEICAAMKLTKGAVTAEALPQLRDRLLQADRIETIDLPGLSADRRPVIAGGILILEAAFNVLGLQRMAISKAAMREGVLYDMLGRGGADDPRDAAVVALVKRYGIDEQQSARVEATMLRLFDQVAKAWNLDADDRLMLQRATRLHELGLVIAHSQYHVHSSYVIENSDISGFSRQQQQFLAALVRTHRRGIPKNAFDALPDRLLAAVRRSSALLRLAVLLHRAHESDPIPQLDAHAEGNTLTLTVSKRWLESRPLVRADLEGEPQDMAGLGIALKLLAA
- a CDS encoding AMP-binding protein, giving the protein MSHIPFAPDPALSHVVGATAPPLLEETIGAMLARIAASWPEREALVVPPQGVRLNWREFDAAVDRLAAGLLKLGLAPGDRIGVWSLNRAEWVLLQFASARVGLILVNINPAYRTHELEYALNLVACRALAIVPSFKTSHYLEMLRELAPELGQQPPGLLRARRLPDLRHVLTMGSGEPPAGTHAFDAIAACEDPDAHARLKQIAAQLSPDDAVNIQFTSGTTGAPKGATLTHRNIVNNGFFVGEAMRLSEHDRLCIPVPFYHCFGMVLGNMACATHGACMVIPGEGFDPLVTLRTVADERCTGLHGVPTMFIGELEHPRFGEFDLSSLRTGIMAGSNCPIEVMKQVVERMHMQQVTIAYGMTETSPVSFQTVPDDPLARRVDSVGRVHPHVEVRVVDEDGNTVPRGEIGELLTRGYSVMQGYWGDPKRTAEAIDGEGWMHTGDQAIIDTDGYAHIVGRLKDMLIRGGENVYPREIEEFLYAHPAIADVQVFGVPDAKFGEEVCAWIRIADGAALDADAVRAFCQDRIAQYKIPRYIEFVDSLPMTISGKPQKFVMREKMIELLAAIRDRG
- a CDS encoding peptidoglycan-binding domain-containing protein gives rise to the protein MTNALGDLISKGEGDYNSYNKGTAGGRIVGADQPIDLGQMTIQEIMRWQSLASGDPDRLFAVGKYQVIPATMRLTVNGLGVDLSEKYTPENQERMFADYLVRVKRPDIYRYIAGEEGATLREAQKAACLEWASVEDPDNPGHVYALYEKHGNRMHTSAAEVAVALDAMREQYRARIEKGVPPDAAWQQITTGEVPTTQWKGIPYAISDPRPLALADRGIDVRALQENLNRLGVTDAQGRALSADAQFGRNTHDAITNFQRQQGILPSGIADVATLNAIQRSIGAADPFQEVKKFQPSGSRDDWMQTGGNGLPGYLHAAQPSGHESRTRTPAAFADGVLKIGERGPEVAKLQESLIQLGINEHIKNPIVPDGVFGSDTQRAVQAFQLWHGSQKVDGVADRQTLTAINTQAGLALIQRATDRVQGSPTSDFAANVNLGTKIDPQAGADLRVPNETFQATAHASVPAQSSYADPSRFSNEDHAMFAKIRAGTLAGVSDETVAWAMLAAKRIGIADADRLGPVGIADGKLWVGGTVPGYHTGVSIIDPPPAMQDTLRETQAFNQQVARDATQRSPDDPSQGPRR